From Enterococcus mundtii, the proteins below share one genomic window:
- a CDS encoding GNAT family N-acetyltransferase: MKHYVKKFAELTTAEFYAIVKERIAVFVVEQNCPYQEVDEIDEIAWHTYFKDEDGTILAYTRIYAEEDTVHFGRVLVNQAHRKSGLGQKIVAQTLAAIEANAPGRPIVIGAQEYLQSFYESFGFQAISEVYLEDGIPHLDMRKQA; the protein is encoded by the coding sequence ATGAAGCATTATGTAAAAAAATTTGCAGAACTAACAACAGCAGAATTTTATGCAATCGTGAAAGAGCGAATCGCCGTATTTGTTGTTGAACAAAATTGTCCTTACCAAGAAGTCGATGAGATCGATGAAATCGCATGGCATACTTATTTTAAAGATGAAGATGGTACGATTTTGGCATATACACGTATTTATGCAGAAGAAGACACGGTTCATTTTGGACGAGTCTTGGTCAATCAGGCGCATCGCAAATCAGGTTTAGGACAAAAAATCGTGGCACAAACATTAGCGGCGATCGAAGCCAATGCACCTGGACGTCCGATCGTGATCGGGGCACAAGAGTATCTACAATCATTTTATGAATCCTTTGGTTTTCAGGCAATCTCAGAAGTATATTTAGAAGATGGAATCCCCCACTTAGACATGAGAAAACAAGCATAA
- the mscL gene encoding large conductance mechanosensitive channel protein MscL produces the protein MIKEFKEFIMRGDVLDLAVGVVIGSAFTGIVNQIVQGLITPLIGWVVAMITGTSDLDGALSVLDWSPAKGVTFSFGNVISAIITFVITGFVLFLVVKAANHAKNLRPKEEEVVEDKPTAEDYLSDIRDLLAQQTAENNARPTAQATSESTDPKA, from the coding sequence ATGATCAAAGAATTTAAAGAATTTATCATGCGAGGCGATGTGCTAGATCTAGCTGTCGGTGTAGTGATCGGTAGTGCTTTTACGGGCATTGTGAATCAAATCGTGCAAGGTCTGATTACTCCCTTAATTGGTTGGGTCGTTGCAATGATCACAGGTACCTCTGATTTGGATGGTGCATTGTCTGTCCTTGATTGGTCACCTGCGAAAGGGGTCACCTTTTCTTTTGGGAATGTTATTAGTGCAATTATTACATTTGTCATTACTGGTTTTGTTTTATTCCTAGTGGTCAAAGCAGCCAATCATGCGAAAAACTTACGACCAAAAGAAGAAGAAGTGGTGGAAGACAAACCCACTGCGGAAGATTATCTTAGTGATATTCGCGATCTATTGGCACAACAAACAGCTGAAAATAATGCACGCCCCACTGCCCAAGCAACTTCTGAGAGCACAGATCCTAAAGCGTGA
- the yfmH gene encoding EF-P 5-aminopentanol modification-associated protein YfmH, whose translation MNKAEYSQINETLYHEVLPNGLTVYLLPKNDYHKTYGLFSTNYGSIDNEFIPYGATEKVKVPDGIAHFLEHKLFEKEEGDVFQLFGQQGASANAFTSFTKTSYLFSTTDQVEKNLLTLLDFVQAPYFTEETVNKEKGIIGQEIQMYEDDPNWRLFFGILNNLYPNHPLHIDIAGTVESIADITAEDLYTCYRTFYQPSNMVLFVVGNLEPEQLMEQIRHNQATKEFPPAQKIERFFPENQADVLPISTLEAAITREKFVLGIKGIDVLPENGRELLRYKTAIRLLLQLLLGPTAQNYLALYNEGIIDDSFGFEFSLDREFHFADFSGDSDQPKLAVQKIKEILLNFEHDEGITEENLNLLKKKMLGQYFQSLNSIEYIANQFTQSLFGDQTLFDLPEIIESIQMTDLLQVGRSFINADVFSEFYMQPKK comes from the coding sequence ATGAATAAAGCAGAGTATAGTCAAATCAACGAAACACTGTATCACGAAGTCTTACCGAATGGTTTGACGGTCTATCTGTTACCAAAAAACGATTATCACAAAACATACGGTTTATTCAGTACGAACTATGGGTCGATCGACAATGAATTTATTCCCTATGGTGCAACGGAAAAAGTGAAAGTTCCTGACGGTATCGCACATTTCTTGGAGCACAAGTTATTTGAAAAAGAAGAAGGCGATGTTTTCCAGTTGTTCGGTCAACAAGGAGCATCAGCGAATGCGTTCACGAGCTTTACAAAAACCAGCTATTTGTTTTCAACGACAGATCAAGTAGAAAAAAATCTTTTGACGCTTCTTGATTTTGTTCAAGCACCTTATTTTACTGAAGAAACAGTAAATAAAGAAAAAGGAATCATTGGCCAAGAAATCCAGATGTATGAAGATGATCCGAATTGGCGCTTATTCTTTGGTATCCTAAACAATCTATATCCCAATCATCCATTACACATCGATATTGCAGGAACGGTGGAAAGTATTGCTGACATCACAGCAGAGGATCTATATACTTGCTATCGCACTTTTTATCAACCAAGCAATATGGTGTTATTTGTAGTTGGCAATTTGGAACCAGAACAGTTGATGGAGCAAATTCGCCACAATCAAGCTACCAAAGAATTTCCACCCGCTCAAAAAATCGAACGATTCTTTCCCGAAAATCAAGCGGATGTTCTGCCGATAAGCACCTTAGAAGCAGCGATCACACGAGAAAAATTTGTATTAGGGATCAAAGGAATCGATGTGTTACCTGAAAATGGGAGAGAATTACTCAGATATAAAACAGCGATTCGTTTGTTACTACAATTACTTTTAGGCCCAACTGCACAAAACTATTTAGCCCTTTACAACGAAGGAATTATTGATGATAGTTTTGGCTTTGAGTTTAGTTTAGATCGTGAATTTCATTTTGCTGACTTCAGTGGCGATTCGGACCAACCAAAACTAGCAGTACAAAAAATAAAAGAGATTCTTTTGAACTTTGAACATGACGAAGGAATCACAGAAGAAAACTTGAACTTATTGAAAAAGAAAATGTTAGGGCAATATTTCCAATCATTGAACTCCATCGAATACATCGCCAATCAATTTACACAAAGTCTATTT
- the yfmF gene encoding EF-P 5-aminopentanol modification-associated protein YfmF produces MAYQLTEGVNLHVLPTKQFKTIRIFVRFTTALEKDIVTKRSLLSSLLETNSLNYPDQTQLSAKLADLYGAGFGFSVRKKGNLHWMNAGISFVNGAYVNDSTILTNAVSFLKEVLFFPNIKNQTFDQATFDLEKNNLKQYLESLNEDKQTMASLALQELYFEQSDAQKIPSMGSVEELENITSSALAEYYARMIKEDQVDIFVVGDIEETMAIEALKELPFTERKVVRPEIFYQQTQNNVIKERQIQEPVVQAKLNLAYQTNVYYDQPERFSLMVFNGLFGGFPHSKLFMNVREKESLAYYASSNVDTFRGLLTVQTGIETKNRNQVLHLIHQQLASLQNGEVTELELEQTKAMLRNHYLLSLDSPQAAIESAYLAHWLPDTELSDEEWLARMERVTIEDIQEVANQIELQAIFFLAGGEENE; encoded by the coding sequence ATGGCCTATCAATTGACAGAAGGTGTCAACCTTCATGTGCTACCAACCAAACAATTTAAAACGATCCGTATTTTTGTACGGTTCACCACAGCCTTAGAAAAAGACATCGTCACCAAACGTTCATTACTGAGTAGTTTATTAGAGACGAATAGCTTGAACTATCCGGATCAGACACAATTAAGTGCAAAATTAGCTGATTTGTATGGAGCTGGTTTCGGTTTTTCTGTCCGGAAAAAAGGCAATCTACATTGGATGAATGCCGGAATCAGTTTCGTCAATGGTGCGTATGTCAATGACAGCACGATTTTGACAAATGCCGTTTCCTTTTTAAAAGAGGTATTATTCTTCCCTAACATCAAAAATCAAACATTTGATCAAGCCACATTTGATTTAGAGAAAAATAACTTAAAGCAATATTTGGAAAGCTTAAATGAAGATAAGCAAACAATGGCTTCATTAGCATTACAAGAATTATATTTTGAACAGTCAGATGCACAAAAAATCCCAAGTATGGGGTCCGTTGAAGAACTCGAAAATATCACATCAAGTGCCTTAGCAGAATATTATGCACGTATGATCAAAGAAGACCAAGTGGATATTTTTGTAGTGGGTGATATCGAAGAAACAATGGCAATCGAAGCGTTAAAAGAGCTTCCTTTCACTGAGCGAAAAGTGGTACGACCAGAAATCTTTTATCAACAAACACAAAACAACGTGATCAAGGAACGACAAATCCAAGAACCAGTGGTGCAAGCCAAACTGAACCTAGCCTATCAAACCAATGTTTATTACGATCAGCCAGAACGTTTTTCATTGATGGTCTTTAATGGCTTATTCGGAGGCTTCCCTCACTCCAAACTTTTCATGAATGTACGTGAAAAAGAAAGCTTAGCTTATTATGCGTCTAGTAACGTTGATACTTTTCGTGGGTTATTGACTGTACAAACAGGTATTGAGACAAAAAATCGTAATCAAGTCTTGCACTTGATCCATCAACAACTGGCAAGTTTACAAAATGGCGAAGTCACTGAATTGGAGCTCGAACAAACCAAGGCAATGTTACGTAATCACTATTTGTTGTCTTTGGATTCACCACAAGCTGCCATCGAATCCGCTTATTTAGCACACTGGCTTCCTGATACTGAACTATCGGACGAGGAATGGTTAGCTCGCATGGAACGTGTAACGATCGAAGATATTCAAGAAGTAGCAAACCAAATCGAATTACAAGCAATTTTCTTTTTAGCTGGGGGTGAAGAAAATGAATAA